Proteins encoded together in one Impatiens glandulifera chromosome 1, dImpGla2.1, whole genome shotgun sequence window:
- the LOC124920582 gene encoding LOW QUALITY PROTEIN: LRR repeats and ubiquitin-like domain-containing protein At2g30105 (The sequence of the model RefSeq protein was modified relative to this genomic sequence to represent the inferred CDS: inserted 1 base in 1 codon) yields MEGSDAAGTVTGTGAVDCVIVNVKFSGRSIPVSISLDSSIRDLKSHLQPLTNVLPRGQKLIFKGKLLVDDMTLRASEVTNGAKIMLMSTQGLHQGDGPIRREASASSGLRRTPELQKKEISVQKNQFERWKATGVFALSECNLKAIPAEIWTDGTNARVLDLSRNFLQDVPVAISGLSSLQKLFLNGNNLADNSISWEGLASLKSLIDLNLSLNHLTCLPPTLGVLTSLKQLNVANNNLTSLPSEIGLLAKLEILMVNNNRLSTIPTCIGNCISLVEVDISSNLLTELPDTFGNLHNLKALSIGNNGLKSLPRTLFKMCIQLSTLDIHGTEITLDLLRQFEGWEQFDERRRLKYXKQLDFRVGGSAEFDEGADKS; encoded by the exons ATGGAGGGTTCCGACGCCGCCGGCACCGTCACCGGCACCGGCGCCGTAGATTGTGTAATCGTGAATGTAAAGTTCAGCGGACGTTCAATACCAGTGTCTATCTCTCTTGATTCCTCGATCAGAGACCTCAAGTCTCATCTTCAACCTCTCACCAATGTTCTTCCTCGAGGCCAGAAGCTCATCTTTAAAG GCAAACTTCTTGTGGATGATATGACACTTAGGGCTTCTGAGGTGACTAATGGGGCTAAAATCATGCTTATGAGTACTCAAGGTCTACATCAAGGG GATGGTCCCATTAGAAGAGAAGCTTCAGCATCCTCTGGTTTGAGGAGGACACCTGAATTGCAGAAAAAAGAGATTTCTGTCCAAAAGAATCAATTTGAACGTTGGAAAGCTACTGGAGTCTTTGCATTATCAGAGTGTAATTTGAAA GCCATTCCAGCTGAAATTTGGACCGATGGAACTAATGCGAGAGTACTAGACCTAAGCCGCAACTTTCTACAAGATGTGCCAGTTGCAATTAGCGGACTTAGTTCCCTGCAG AAATTGTTTTTGAATGGTAATAACTTAGCTGATAACTCTATTAGCTGGGAAGGGCTAGCATCTTTGAAGTCTCTAATCGATTTGAACTTAAGCCTGAACCA TTTGACATGTTTGCCTCCTACACTTGGTGTTTTGACTTCCCTGAAGCAACTTAATGTTGCAAATAACAACCTAACTTCGCTTCCAAGCGAAATTGGGCTGCTAGCGAAGCTTGAAATATTGATGGTAAATAACAACAG GCTATCTACCATTCCAACATGTATTGGAAACTGCATCTCACTTGTTGAG GTTGATATTTCATCAAATCTTTTGACAGAATTGCCAGATACTTTTGGGAATTTACATAATTTGAAG GCTCTTAGTATTGGTAACAATGGGCTTAAGTCTCTCCCTAGAACACTGTTTAAAATGTGCATACAACTCTCAACTTTGGACATTCATGGCACAGAAATCACACTTGACCTTCTAAGACAg TTTGAAGGGTGGGAACAATTTGATGAACGTCGGCGGTTGAAGT CAAAACAACTGGACTTTCGAGTTGGGGGATCAGCTGAATTTGACGAAGGTGCAGACAAAAGCTAA
- the LOC124920852 gene encoding uncharacterized protein At5g39865-like: MWLQRKKSTNRVPSFPPNFSCSSFKDIQKLFPSESNPPHSSKPSIFHRVRLAKSILRAWAPRPAALPPPELNDKASQSEIPTISLPGTENRIVVFYTSLRVVRSTFDDCKDVLSILRGFRVSIDERDLAMDSKFMDELQDTLKWKSISLPRVFIGGRYIGGGDEIRKLHEAGELKKYVEALPPVVNGVCDSCGGFRFVLCEECSGSHKIFCEKGGFRSCTACNENGLIRCPSCR, translated from the coding sequence ATGTGGCTACAGAGGAAGAAATCAACGAATCGAGTCCCAAGTTTCCCTCCCAACTTCTCTTGTTCTTCCTTCAAAGATATCCAGAAGCTATTTCCATCCGAATCCAATCCTCCCCATTCCTCAAAACCCTCCATTTTCCACCGCGTCCGTCTCGCTAAATCCATCCTCCGTGCCTGGGCCCCTCGTCCCGCCGCCCTTCCGCCGCCAGAGCTCAATGACAAGGCGTCGCAGTCAGAGATACCCACAATATCCCTTCCAGGAACAGAGAACCGAATAGTGGTGTTCTACACGAGCCTCCGTGTTGTCAGATCGACATTCGATGACTGTAAAGACGTCTTATCGATCCTACGAGGGTTTCGTGTCTCGATAGACGAACGAGATCTGGCGATGGATTCGAAGTTCATGGACGAGTTACAAGATACCCTTAAATGGAAATCGATTTCTCTGCCTAGGGTTTTCATTGGCGGTCGATATATAGGTGGCGGCGATGAGATCCGGAAGTTACATGAAGCCGGTGAGTTGAAGAAATACGTGGAAGCTCTACCTCCGGTTGTAAACGGCGTTTGCGATAGCTGCGGTGGTTTCAGATTTGTCCTTTGCGAGGAATGTAGTGGTAGCCATAAGATATTCTGTGAGAAAGGTGGGTTTCGAAGCTGCACGGCGTGCAATGAGAACGGTCTAATCAGGTGCCCATCTTGTCGTTGA
- the LOC124921063 gene encoding tRNA-specific adenosine deaminase TAD3: MIAIEEWKIVHIPDKPPISPDQQPTVNIYAAVIDPMHAHTIVRKLNKVAPLETLRHVKRVLKQKLEGKTQLSVMLCLAHQNGTQLGSMPDDVCEIINSYQLSVFTTKVCKFPALSKEEWIEQCKLWPTSYHPPTYNIEGITGFSEDDKNVVLGFMRLAVDMAKSDHSQVVNAAVIVDPLSKQVVAKACDCVNSCPSPPKESSSDSSTLKNTSPPFSGVSCLYPWKWAEQESSFPWHPLRHACIVAIEESAERDKKLFPEESKNEILSSSSSMIRCCSPAKRQKTDNVVDEEAVEDLSKTTRPYLCTGYDIYIVWEPCTMCAMALVHQRIRRIFYAFPNPTAGALGSVHRLQGEKSLNHHYAVFQIMVPKTCI, translated from the exons ATGATTGCAATAGAGGAGTGGAAGATTGTTCACATCCCAGACAAACCTCCAATTTCACCTGATCAACAACCCACTG TAAACATTTATGCAGCTGTCATTGACCCAATGCATGCTCATACTATTGTAAG GAAATTAAATAAAGTTGCACCTTTGGAAACTCTCCGCCATGTTAAACGCGTCCTCAAGCAGAAACTTGAAG GGAAGACTCAGTTATCAGTCATGTTATGTCTAGCACATCAAAATGGAACTCAACTGGGCAGCATGCCAGACGACGTCTGTGAGATTATAAATTCGTACCAATTGAGCGTCTTCACTACAAAA GTTTGCAAGTTTCCTGCATTATCCAAGGAGGAGTGGATAGAGCAATGCAAGTTATGGCCAACATCTTACCATCCACCAACCTA CAATATTGAAGGGATTACTGGATTTAGTGAAGATGACAAGAATGTAGTTCTCGGGTTCATGAGATTAGCAGTTGATATGGCAAAATCAGATCATAGTCAG GTGGTTAATGCTGCTGTTATTGTGGACCCTTTATCGAAGCAGGTGGTGGCTAAAGCTTGTGACTGTGTTAACTCATGTCCTTCACCTCCCAAAGAATCAAGTTCTGATAGCTCAACTCTTAAAAACACCAGCCCACCATTCTCTGGGGTATCTTGTTTATATCCCTGGAAATGGGCTGAACAAGAATCATCTTTTCCCTGGCATCCTTTACGACATGCATGTATTGTAGCTATTGAAGAATCTGCAGAAAGGGACAAAAAACTATTCCCAGAAGAGAGCAAGAATGAAATATTGTCATCATCTTCCTCGATGATACGCTGTTGTTCTCCAGCAAAAAGGCAAAAGACGGATAATGTTGTTGATGAAGAAGCAGTGGAGGATTTAAGTAAAACAACCAGGCCATATCTATGTACTGGTTATGATATCTACATTGTCTGGGAGCCATGCACAAT GTGCGCTATGGCCCTTGTTCATCAGAGAATCAGGCGGATATTTTACGCGTTTCCCAACCCGACAGCTGGCGCCTTAGGAAGCGTTCACAGACTCCAAGGGGAGAAAAGTTTGAATCACCACTATGCTGTTTTTCAGATCATGGTCCCTAAAACTTGTATTTGA
- the LOC124921061 gene encoding probable inactive receptor-like protein kinase At3g56050, which produces MICNGFKFHVDILLAILVLFLYGTRLCCSLNSEGQALLRFKERMVRDPYGVLLNWNDGMRNVNPCSWFGVGCIDGKVITLSLNNLCLEGTVSPEIGKLAYLKSINLRNNSLRGRVPGEIGKLKELQVLDLGYNNFTGPFPTDILNHPSLSILLLDNNKFLDCLSPEIQELKMLSEFQVDENDLTRSSSPLSVRILKRRLLQAIDASSQSSLFPLEPHISLSLSPSVSPSESFAPSHPPSASTSQPGSGPSISIVSPPPDQSSKSDSNPKNRTMIWCGIAGGSLFIVAFSVGIFLCGRNKMVMVRPWVTELSGKLKKAFLTGVPKLQRLELEIACEDFSNIIGSLSDDDDNEMVYKGTLSSGVEIAVISSVPIKSTAEDHWSKSLETQFRNKIETLSRVNHKNFVNLIGFCEEEQPFTRMMVFEYVPNGTLFEHLHIREAERLDWGARLRIAMGIAYCLQHMHKLAPPISHGNLKSSSVFLTEDYATKLSDFSYCNEVTDPGSDVYNFGVILLEIITGRFPYSLHEGSSLAEWTNEYLSGERSIREAVDPTLKSFDDKLQQIEKLFQIIRECIIIDNDSRNIVVLTMEEVTARMKEITSLSPEGVTPTVSPLWWAELEIMSTEVC; this is translated from the exons ATGATCTGCAATGGGTTCAAGTTTCACGTGGATATTCTGCTAGCTATTTTGGTCTTGTTTCTTTATGGCACAAGGCTTTGCTGCAGTCTCAATAGTGAAG GACAAGCCTTGTTGAGATTTAAAGAGAGAATGGTAAGAGACCCATATGGTGTCCTGTTGAACTGGAATGATGGTATGAGAAATGTTAATCCTTGTTCTTGGTTTGGAGTTGGGTGCATAGACGGAAAAGTAATTACCTT AAGTCTGAACAATCTTTGCCTTGAAGGAACAGTTTCACCTGAGATAGGAAAACTAGCTTACCTTAAATCCAT CAATTTACGTAACAACTCTTTACGTGGACGAGTTCCAGGAGAAATTGGGAAACTGAAAGAGCTGCAAGTGTTGGATCTAGGATATAATAACTTCACTGGCCCATTTCCAACAGATATTCTCAACCATCCTTCATTGTCGATTCT TTTACTGGACAACAACAAATTTCTTGATTGTCTGTCTCctgaaattcaagaactcaagaTGCTTTCTGAATTTCAAGTGGATGAGAATGATCTAACCCGTAGTTCTTCTCCTTTGAGTGTGAG GATCCTAAAACGGAGATTGCTACAGGCAATTGATGCCTCATCACAATCTTCATTGTTTCCTTTAGAACCACATATATCTTTGTCTCTGAGTCCCTCAGTTTCTCCATCCGAATCATTTGCTCCTTCACATCCACCTTCAGCTTCAACTTCACAACCTGGCTCTGGACCATCTATCTCAATTGTGAGTCCTCCTCCTGATCAGAGTTCTAAGAGTGACTCCAACCCTAAAAACCGAACTATGATTTGGTGCGGAATAGCAGGAGGGTCTTTGTTTATTGTTGCTTTCTCTGTTGGCATCTTCCTCTGTGGACGCAACAAGATGGTTATGGTCAGACCTTGGGTCACTGAGTTAAGTGGGAAGCTAAAGAAAGCATTTCTAACTG GTGTTCCGAAGCTGCAGAGATTGGAACTGGAAATTGCTTGTGAAGATTTCAGTAATATAATTGGGTCTTtatctgatgatgatgataatgaaaTGGTTTATAAAGGGACTCTTTCTAGTGGAGTAGAAATAGCAGTAATTTCTTCTGTACCCATTAAGTCTACTGCTGAAGATCACTGGTCTAAATCTTTAGAGACACAGTTCAGAAACAAG ATCGAGACACTCTCGCGGGTAAACCACAAGAACTTTGTGAATCTCATTGGATTTTGTGAAGAAGAGCAACCTTTCACGAGAATGATGGTTTTCGAATACGTTCCTAATGGAACACTTTTCGAGCATCTGCACA TACGAGAGGCCGAGCGGTTGGACTGGGGAGCACGGTTAAGAATAGCAATGGGGATTGCTTATTGTCTCCAACATATGCACAAACTAGCTCCTCCCATTTCTCATGGAAACCTTAAATCTTCATCTGTTTTTCTAACAGAGGATTACGCAACCAAATTATCGGATTTCAGTTACTGTAACGAAGTAACAGATCCTGGGAGTGACGTTTATAACTTTGGCGTGATTCTATTGGAGATTATAACTGGTAGGTTTCCTTATTCTCTACACGAAGGCAGCTCACTCGCTGAATGGACAAACGAGTATTTGAGCGGGGAACGATCGATAAGAGAGGCGGTGGACCCGACTTTAAAATCATTCGACGACAAATTACAACAGATTGAGAAACTGTTTCAAATTATTAGGGAATGTATCATCATCGATAATGATTCGCGAAATATAGTAGTATTGACAATGGAGGAGGTAACGGCAAGGATGAAAGAGATCACGTCATTGAGCCCCGAAGGGGTGACGCCAACTGTATCGCCTTTGTGGTGGGCGGAACTTGAAATAATGTCAACTGAAGTATGTTGA
- the LOC124921069 gene encoding cytochrome B5-like: MADNLKVHSFEEVSKHNNQKDCWMIISGKVYDITNFLDDHPGGDEVLITATAKDATEDFEDVGHSKAAIEMMEQYLVGEIDVATLPGKKKDQHNLSSKGSSAENDSSSTFIKILQFLVPLLILGSAFVLRQYGKNE, encoded by the exons ATGGCTGATAATCTTAAAGTTCATTCCTTTGAAGAGGTTTCCAAGCACAATAATCAGAAGGATTGCTGGATGATCATCTCCGGAAAG GTGTACGATATCACCAATTTCTTGGATGATCATCCTGGAGGTGACGAAGTCTTGATAACAGCAACAG CGAAAGACGCAACTGAAGATTTTGAGGATGTTGGTCACAGCAAAGCTGCCATAGAGATGATGGAGCAGTATCTGGTTGGTGAGATTGATGTTGCCACCCTTCCAGGGAAGAAGAAGGATCAGCACAACCTGTCTTCAAAAGGATCATCAGCAGAAAATGACTCATCTTCCACCTTTATAAAGATACTGCAGTTTCTCGTGCCCCTCTTGATATTGGGTTCGGCATTTGTTTTGAGGCAATATGGCAAAAACGAGTAA